A single window of Debaryomyces hansenii CBS767 chromosome F complete sequence DNA harbors:
- a CDS encoding DEHA2F24926p (similar to uniprot|Q9UVB9 Pichia ciferrii LCB2 Serine palmitoyl Co-A transferase subunit 2), translating into MSTKIPTAAKDTRSEEEQAELEYGRLTSKDYLYVSEHPVGEPLPTPIEDEPPYIIYITTYISYLLLILIGHIRDFFGKIFKPRDYAHLVEKDGYGPWYDGFESFYVRRLKLRIDDCFARPIHGAPGRYIKCFNRDRTVVYDEYTYPGTSTECLNLSSYNYLGFAQSKGLCTDHALKAVEDYGTSGCSPRSLSGTTDLHKECERVIADFVYQEDAIIVSQGYGTNANLFASLADANSLIISDELNHASIRFGIRLSGASVKVFKHNDMRDLEKLLRNSIAQGQPRTHRAWKKIIIAVEGLYSMEGNMCNLPQIVELKEKYKCYLFVDEAHSIGALGPEGRGICDYFSVDSRRIDLLMGTFTKSFGATGGYIAGPKALINKLRINYITNNYSECVPPPVLGQIISSLSVIDGSLNPGEGSERLKRIAFNSRYLRLGLKKLGFIVYGADDSPVIPLLLFLPGKMPAVSRFLYSMNIAVVVVSYPATPLSSARVRLCVSSALTKEDLDYVLTKFNEVGDMVYLKFSSGIAGGSKIPGQPPRWSIEDVIATNVEDCKMASMA; encoded by the coding sequence ATGTCTACCAAAATACCAACCGCAGCCAAAGATACTAGGTCAGAGGAAGAACAAGCCGAATTAGAATATGGAAGACTTACTTCGAAGGACTATTTATACGTTTCTGAACACCCAGTGGGAGAGCCATTACCCACGCCCATCGAAGACGAACCGCCATACATAATCTATATTACGACGTATATCAGTTATCTTCTTTTGATTCTCATTGGACACATTCGGGACTTCTTTGGAAAGATATTCAAGCCACGAGACTATGCACATTTGGTGGAGAAAGACGGGTATGGCCCGTGGTACGACGGGTTTGAAAGTTTCTACGTACGTCGGTTGAAATTGAGAATCGACGACTGTTTTGCCAGACCTATTCACGGAGCACCAGGGCGTTACATCAAGTGTTTCAACCGTGATAGAACCGTTGTATACGACGAATATACGTATCCTGGAACATCGACCGAATGtttaaatttatcatcttACAACTACTTGGGGTTTGCGCAATCCAAAGGTTTGTGTACCGACCATGCTTTAAAGGCCGTTGAAGATTACGGTACCTCTGGGTGTTCTCCAAGGCTGCTTAGTGGTACAACTGATTTGCATAAAGAATGTGAACGTGTGATTGCTGATTTTGTTTACCAGGAGGACGCCATCATCGTCAGTCAGGGTTATGGTACTAACGcaaatttatttgcatcTTTGGCAGATGCCAACAGTTTGATTATAAGTGACGAATTAAACCATGCGTCTATTAGATTCGGTATCAGGTTGTCGGGTGCATCCGTAAAAGTCTTCAAGCATAATGATATGAGAGACTTGGAAAAGTTATTGAGAAACTCTATTGCCCAGGGTCAACCAAGAACTCATCGTGCATGGAAGAAAATCATTATTGCCGTCGAAGGGTTATACTCTATGGAAGGTAATATGTGTAACTTACCACAAATCGTagaattgaaagagaaaTACAAATGCTATTTATTTGTGGATGAAGCTCATTCTATTGGTGCTTTAGGTCCAGAAGGTAGAGGCATATGTGATTATTTCTCTGTCGACCTGCGTAGAATTGACTTATTAATGGGTACATTTACCAAATCTTTCGGTGCTACAGGTGGATACATTGCTGGCCCAAAGgcattaataaataagttGAGAATTAATTACATTACCAACAATTACTCCGAATGTGTTCCTCCCCCAGTCTTAGGCCagattatttcttcattgaGTGTCATCGATGGTAGCTTGAACCCAGGTGAAGGTTCGGAAAGATTAAAGAGAATTGCTTTCAACTCTCGCTATTTAAGATTAGgattaaagaaattgggCTTTATTGTTTACGGTGCAGATGACTCGCCAGTTATCCcattgttattattcttaCCTGGTAAAATGCCTGCTGTATCGAGATTCTTGTATTCTATGAACATTGCTGTCGTGGTTGTCAGTTACCCTGCCACCCCGTTAAGTAGTGCTAGAGTTAGATTATGTGTCAGTTCCGCCTTAACCAAAGAAGATCTTGATTACGTTTTAactaaatttaatgaagttGGTGACAtggtttatttgaaatttagCAGTGGTATTGCTGGTGGATCTAAAATCCCAGGACAACCTCCTAGGTGGTCCATCGAAGATGTGATCGCTACTAATGTCGAAGATTGCAAAATGGCTAGTATGGCATAA